In Mycobacteriales bacterium, a single genomic region encodes these proteins:
- a CDS encoding ABC transporter ATP-binding protein: MAEPAAPAPAEPAPATSGLQIRGLLATYGAVRALDHVDIDVPAGHITAVLGANGAGKTTLLRSINGLVRPKAGTITYGGQQISGLKPENVVRQGIAHVPEGRGVIAELTVEENLRLGALWRGKRSDMNDDLARMYDMFPALADRRKRTASTLSGGERQMLVIGRALMSRPQLLLLDEPSLGLAPRITAQIMSQLGELRDRDGLTVLLVEQNARSALAVADHAVVLNLGRVAVAARASELEGDEQLRHAYLGF, translated from the coding sequence ATGGCTGAGCCCGCCGCGCCCGCCCCTGCCGAGCCGGCGCCGGCGACCTCGGGCCTGCAGATCCGCGGCCTGCTGGCGACCTACGGCGCGGTGCGCGCGCTCGACCACGTCGACATCGACGTGCCGGCCGGTCACATCACGGCCGTGCTGGGTGCCAACGGCGCGGGCAAGACCACGCTGCTGCGCTCGATCAACGGCCTGGTGCGGCCGAAGGCCGGCACGATCACCTACGGCGGCCAGCAGATCTCCGGCCTCAAGCCCGAGAACGTCGTGCGCCAGGGCATCGCCCACGTCCCCGAAGGTCGCGGCGTCATCGCCGAGCTGACGGTGGAGGAGAACCTCCGCCTCGGGGCGCTCTGGCGCGGCAAGCGCAGCGACATGAACGACGACCTCGCTCGGATGTACGACATGTTCCCCGCGCTGGCCGATCGGCGGAAGCGCACCGCGTCCACGCTGTCCGGCGGCGAGCGCCAGATGCTCGTCATCGGCCGGGCCCTGATGAGCCGGCCGCAGCTGCTGCTGCTCGACGAGCCGTCGCTCGGGCTCGCGCCCCGGATCACTGCCCAGATCATGAGCCAGCTCGGCGAGCTGCGCGACCGCGACGGGCTCACCGTGCTGCTGGTCGAGCAGAACGCCCGCAGCGCGCTCGCCGTCGCAGACCACGCCGTCGTCCTCAACCTCGGCCGCGTCGCCGTCGCCGCCCGCGCGAGCGAGCTCGAGGGCGACGAGCAGCTGCGACACGCCTACCTCGGCTTCTGA
- a CDS encoding branched-chain amino acid ABC transporter permease, which produces MQFVNLTLTGISNGMIYAAVALALVLIWRATRIINFAQGAMLMFTTFVAKAVIDQTGSYWWGFVAALACGFAFGAFVELVIVRPVENKPPLNAVIVTLGLLILIQAGAGMLFGVTPESFPPAFGIRGYVLDGQRLLFTSTDLFIVLSILGLALVLLLLFRGTTLGLQMRASAFEPEVARMLGVRVGWMLTLGWGLAAVAGALAGVLIAPQVFLGPYQFDPFLVYGFTAAVIGGLDSPVGSVVGGLILGLTLSYLSGYVDNSLVGLGALAALIVVLMARPEGLFTRTAARKV; this is translated from the coding sequence ATGCAGTTCGTCAACCTGACGCTCACCGGCATCAGCAACGGCATGATCTACGCCGCCGTCGCGCTGGCGCTGGTGCTGATCTGGCGAGCGACCCGGATCATCAACTTCGCGCAGGGCGCGATGCTGATGTTCACGACGTTCGTCGCGAAGGCCGTCATCGACCAGACCGGCAGCTACTGGTGGGGCTTCGTCGCCGCGCTCGCCTGCGGGTTCGCCTTCGGCGCGTTCGTCGAGCTGGTGATCGTGCGCCCGGTGGAGAACAAACCGCCTCTCAACGCGGTCATCGTGACGCTGGGCCTGCTCATCCTCATCCAGGCCGGCGCGGGCATGCTCTTCGGCGTCACGCCGGAGTCGTTCCCGCCGGCGTTCGGCATCCGCGGCTACGTGCTTGACGGGCAGCGGCTGCTGTTCACCTCCACCGACCTGTTCATCGTGCTGTCGATCCTCGGCCTCGCCCTCGTGCTGCTGCTGCTCTTCCGTGGCACGACGCTGGGGCTGCAGATGCGCGCCTCGGCGTTCGAGCCCGAGGTGGCGCGCATGCTCGGCGTACGGGTCGGATGGATGCTCACCCTTGGCTGGGGCCTGGCCGCCGTCGCCGGTGCGCTCGCCGGCGTGCTCATCGCCCCCCAGGTCTTCCTGGGTCCGTACCAGTTCGACCCGTTCCTGGTCTACGGCTTCACCGCCGCGGTCATCGGCGGGCTCGACAGCCCGGTCGGGTCGGTCGTCGGCGGTCTCATCCTCGGACTGACGCTGAGCTACCTGTCGGGCTACGTCGACAACAGCCTGGTCGGGCTCGGCGCGCTGGCCGCCCTGATCGTCGTGCTCATGGCCCGACCCGAGGGCCTGTTCACCCGCACCGCTGCGCGGAAGGTCTGA